A genomic window from Streptomyces mirabilis includes:
- a CDS encoding PP2C family protein-serine/threonine phosphatase: MRDPGLGGEPVPRPAEADRSRISCARSLVRVLPALLILVGAFYDYFTPMAFTAGPLFTAAPLVAAPLFSLRGTVLTGVTAFVAVLTIHIRLGIVFKVDALTEVATVATVGVLAVLINILVRRTDERLASAHQIAEAAQRAVLPEPDQRIDGLDVAARYEAAQAGAFIGGDLYAVQDSPHGVRLVVGDVRGKGMDAVAAVAVVIGAFREAAEQEVTPEAVAQRLERALAREGTRREGLDAFEGFTTAVLAEITHEGGLVRIVNRGHPPPLLLHADGTLVTLAAAHPALPLGMGELGSWPDRAEETEFPHGATLLFHTDGLSEARDTQGRFYDPAARLAGRTFPGPDALLATLVEEVRRHTGGALTDDMALLAVRRP, from the coding sequence GTGCGCGATCCGGGGCTGGGGGGCGAGCCGGTGCCCCGCCCGGCCGAGGCGGACCGGAGCCGGATCTCCTGCGCGCGCAGCCTCGTCCGGGTGCTGCCCGCGCTGCTCATCCTGGTCGGCGCGTTCTACGACTACTTCACCCCGATGGCCTTCACCGCGGGCCCCCTCTTCACGGCCGCGCCGCTCGTGGCCGCCCCGCTCTTCTCGCTGCGCGGCACCGTGCTCACCGGCGTCACGGCGTTCGTCGCGGTGCTCACGATCCACATCCGGCTCGGCATCGTCTTCAAGGTGGACGCGCTCACGGAGGTCGCCACCGTGGCGACCGTCGGCGTGCTGGCCGTGCTCATCAATATCCTCGTCCGCCGCACCGACGAACGACTCGCCTCGGCCCACCAGATCGCCGAGGCGGCCCAGCGTGCCGTCCTGCCGGAACCCGACCAGCGGATCGACGGCCTCGACGTCGCGGCGCGCTACGAGGCCGCGCAGGCGGGCGCGTTCATCGGCGGCGACCTGTACGCGGTGCAGGACTCCCCGCACGGCGTACGGCTGGTGGTGGGCGACGTACGCGGGAAGGGCATGGACGCGGTGGCCGCCGTCGCGGTGGTCATCGGGGCGTTCCGGGAGGCGGCCGAGCAGGAGGTCACCCCGGAGGCGGTCGCGCAGCGGCTGGAGCGGGCGCTGGCCCGCGAGGGCACCCGGCGCGAGGGCCTCGACGCCTTCGAGGGGTTCACCACCGCCGTCCTCGCGGAGATCACGCACGAGGGCGGTCTCGTCAGGATCGTCAACCGCGGCCATCCGCCGCCGTTGCTGCTGCACGCGGACGGAACGCTGGTCACGCTCGCCGCCGCGCACCCCGCACTGCCGCTCGGCATGGGCGAGTTGGGCAGCTGGCCGGACCGTGCCGAGGAGACGGAGTTCCCGCACGGGGCCACGCTCCTCTTCCACACGGACGGACTGTCGGAGGCCCGCGACACGCAGGGGCGCTTCTACGACCCGGCCGCGCGCCTGGCCGGACGGACCTTCCCCGGCCCGGACGCCCTGCTGGCCACGCTCGTCGAGGAGGTCCGACGGCACACGGGCGGCGCCCTGACGGACGACATGGCACTGCTCGCCGTACGGCGGCCGTAG
- a CDS encoding M23 family metallopeptidase has product MASNRPAQPTSFPPNDTQTFGYAYGKDEGPWEEWNPTEDSIRPLRGRHRVSKQRGGGLARSSTVLGVGVIAAVGAGGMATAAPGKPPVSISLPDFSAVTESAKALISDAGSSAPKGSATPLTSAGVTSADAAQGNTDAGEALRARIIQQAESQQDQIDKAAQAAAESAAAKKAVALAAQQKDDAEAKVAAAKKKADEDAKQKAEAARLAELAKSFSLPTSSYTLTSRFGDAGSMWSSGYHTGLDFAAPTGTLIKAIHSGTITEAGWAGSYGYRTILTLDDGTELWFCHQSSISVSVGQKVATGDVIGRVGATGNVTGPHLHLEVHPGGGSAIDPMAWLHSKGLNP; this is encoded by the coding sequence GTGGCGTCCAACCGGCCTGCCCAGCCCACTTCGTTCCCGCCGAACGACACCCAGACTTTCGGCTACGCCTACGGCAAGGACGAGGGCCCCTGGGAGGAGTGGAACCCCACCGAGGATTCCATCCGTCCCCTCCGCGGCCGGCACCGCGTCTCCAAGCAGCGCGGCGGAGGACTCGCCCGCAGCTCCACGGTCCTGGGCGTCGGCGTCATCGCCGCCGTCGGCGCGGGCGGCATGGCCACCGCCGCGCCCGGCAAGCCGCCGGTCTCCATCTCGCTGCCCGACTTCTCCGCGGTCACCGAATCGGCCAAGGCGCTGATATCCGATGCCGGTTCCAGCGCGCCGAAGGGCTCCGCCACCCCGCTCACCAGCGCCGGTGTGACGAGCGCCGACGCCGCGCAGGGCAACACGGACGCGGGCGAGGCGCTGCGCGCGCGCATCATCCAGCAGGCCGAGTCGCAGCAGGACCAGATCGACAAGGCGGCCCAGGCCGCCGCCGAGTCCGCCGCCGCGAAGAAGGCGGTCGCGCTGGCCGCCCAGCAGAAGGACGACGCCGAGGCCAAGGTCGCCGCCGCGAAGAAGAAGGCGGACGAGGACGCCAAGCAGAAGGCCGAGGCCGCGCGTCTCGCCGAGCTCGCCAAGAGCTTCTCGCTGCCGACCTCCTCGTACACCCTGACCTCCCGCTTCGGCGACGCCGGTTCCATGTGGTCCTCCGGCTACCACACCGGCCTCGACTTCGCGGCCCCCACCGGCACGCTGATCAAGGCCATCCACAGCGGCACGATCACGGAGGCGGGCTGGGCCGGCTCGTACGGCTACCGCACCATCCTCACCCTCGACGACGGCACGGAGCTGTGGTTCTGCCACCAGTCCTCCATCAGCGTCAGCGTGGGACAGAAGGTGGCCACCGGCGACGTCATCGGGCGCGTGGGTGCGACCGGCAACGTGACCGGGCCGCATCTGCACCTGGAGGTTCACCCGGGCGGCGGCAGCGCGATCGACCCGATGGCGTGGCTGCACAGCAAGGGCCTGAACCCCTGA
- the trmB gene encoding tRNA (guanosine(46)-N7)-methyltransferase TrmB: protein MSDSIDSPEEPRSSSVAGGEPHRHVRAKGEPRFPDGPKADPAGSHFERRIRSFQPRRSRVTTGQADALQRLWPKWGLDIDGQRVIDLAELFGGERPVVLEIGFGMGEATARMAAEDPETGILAVDVHTPGQGNLLNLADQNGLTNIRVGNGDAIILLREMLTPDSLSGLRVYFPDPWPKKRHHKRRLIQPEFLSLAATRLRPGALVHCATDWEPYAEQMLEVLSAHPDFENTRPDGGYAPRPDFRPLTRFEGQGLEKGHVVNDLLFRRVQHRDQDTSGD, encoded by the coding sequence GTGTCTGACTCCATTGACTCCCCCGAAGAGCCCCGGTCCAGCTCCGTCGCCGGAGGTGAGCCCCATCGGCATGTCCGGGCCAAAGGGGAGCCCCGGTTTCCCGACGGTCCGAAGGCCGACCCCGCCGGATCGCACTTCGAGCGGCGGATCCGGAGTTTCCAGCCGCGGCGCAGCCGGGTCACCACGGGGCAGGCGGACGCGTTGCAGCGGCTGTGGCCCAAGTGGGGGCTCGACATCGACGGGCAGCGGGTGATCGATCTCGCGGAGTTGTTCGGGGGTGAGCGGCCCGTCGTGCTGGAGATCGGGTTCGGGATGGGCGAGGCCACCGCGCGGATGGCGGCGGAGGACCCGGAGACGGGGATCCTCGCCGTCGACGTGCACACGCCGGGGCAGGGCAACCTGCTCAACCTCGCGGACCAGAACGGGCTCACCAATATCCGCGTCGGCAACGGTGACGCGATCATTCTGCTCAGGGAGATGCTCACGCCGGACTCCCTGAGCGGGCTGCGCGTGTACTTTCCCGATCCCTGGCCCAAGAAGCGGCACCACAAGCGGCGGCTGATCCAGCCGGAGTTCCTCAGCCTCGCGGCGACCCGCCTCAGGCCCGGCGCCCTCGTGCACTGCGCGACCGACTGGGAGCCGTACGCCGAGCAGATGCTGGAAGTGCTGAGCGCGCACCCGGACTTCGAGAACACCCGGCCGGACGGCGGTTACGCGCCTCGTCCGGACTTCCGGCCACTGACCCGTTTCGAGGGTCAGGGACTGGAGAAGGGTCATGTGGTGAACGACCTCCTGTTCCGGCGCGTACAGCACCGAGACCAGGACACATCCGGCGACTGA
- a CDS encoding PrsW family intramembrane metalloprotease: MRHAHWWQRKWVRYGALITLLALSGLVILALVRQQTGTEGFLVGLGLAVLPVPLLVAAFRWLDRVEPGPWRNLLFAFAWGACAAALIAIVANSFATRWIATATADPSSADTLGATVIAPIVEESAKAAAVLLVFLFRRRDFTGIVDGVVIAGVTATGFAFTENILYLGTAFGTDQLNGDHGLASVTAATFFVRVVMSPFAHPLFTVLTGIGFGTAALSAERQHVRRVLLPLTGLLLAMGMHSMWNGSSNFGEYGFYAVYGAFMVPAFGLLTFLVIWTRQRELKTVRTELPAYAAAGWLTPPEPYALGSMRARRLARDYAAHHFGRAAARSVAQYEAYATSLAFLRHRGRSGRANADFVVRERELLHELWRRREVARPSLAYAAHAAAPAVPVPPQPPPPWPGYGHAPVPGQVNPAGAPPYPAGATTPYPAPATPYPAYNPYQS, encoded by the coding sequence CTGCGGCACGCGCACTGGTGGCAGCGGAAGTGGGTGCGCTACGGCGCGCTGATCACCCTGCTCGCGCTCTCCGGCCTCGTCATCCTGGCCCTGGTCCGCCAACAGACCGGCACCGAGGGCTTCCTGGTCGGGCTCGGCCTCGCCGTGCTGCCCGTGCCGCTCCTCGTCGCCGCGTTCCGCTGGCTTGACCGGGTGGAGCCCGGCCCCTGGCGCAACCTGCTCTTCGCCTTCGCGTGGGGCGCCTGCGCGGCGGCGCTGATAGCGATCGTCGCCAACAGTTTCGCGACCAGATGGATAGCGACCGCCACCGCCGACCCGTCCAGCGCCGACACCCTCGGCGCGACCGTCATAGCGCCGATCGTGGAGGAGTCCGCGAAGGCCGCCGCCGTGCTCCTGGTCTTCCTCTTCCGCCGCCGGGACTTCACGGGAATCGTCGACGGGGTCGTCATAGCCGGAGTCACCGCGACCGGCTTCGCCTTCACCGAGAACATCCTCTATCTCGGCACCGCCTTCGGCACGGACCAGCTCAACGGCGACCACGGCCTGGCCTCCGTCACCGCCGCGACCTTCTTCGTCCGCGTCGTGATGTCGCCCTTCGCGCACCCCCTGTTCACCGTGCTCACCGGCATCGGCTTCGGCACCGCGGCCCTGTCCGCCGAGCGCCAGCATGTGCGCCGCGTCCTGCTGCCCCTGACCGGACTGCTGCTCGCGATGGGCATGCACTCCATGTGGAACGGCTCGTCGAACTTCGGGGAGTACGGCTTCTACGCGGTGTACGGGGCGTTCATGGTGCCCGCGTTCGGTCTGCTCACCTTCCTCGTCATCTGGACGCGGCAGCGGGAGCTGAAGACCGTACGGACCGAACTTCCGGCGTACGCGGCGGCCGGGTGGCTCACCCCGCCCGAGCCGTACGCGCTCGGCTCGATGCGGGCGCGACGGCTGGCGCGCGACTACGCGGCCCACCACTTCGGCAGGGCGGCGGCGCGCTCGGTCGCGCAGTACGAGGCGTACGCGACCTCGCTGGCGTTTCTGCGGCACCGGGGGCGCAGTGGCCGCGCCAACGCCGACTTCGTCGTACGGGAGCGGGAGTTGCTGCACGAGCTGTGGCGCCGCCGGGAGGTCGCCCGCCCCTCCCTCGCGTACGCGGCCCACGCGGCGGCCCCTGCCGTACCGGTACCGCCGCAGCCACCGCCGCCGTGGCCCGGCTACGGCCACGCGCCGGTGCCCGGCCAGGTGAACCCCGCAGGCGCGCCCCCGTACCCCGCCGGTGCGACGACCCCGTATCCCGCCCCGGCGACGCCGTACCCCGCGTACAACCCCTACCAGTCGTAG
- the lhgO gene encoding L-2-hydroxyglutarate oxidase: MRVAYDCDVLVIGGGIVGLATAYAITRAAPGTRVTVLEKEPGPARHQTGRNSGVIHSGIYYRPGSLKARYAVRGAAEMVKFCAEYDIAHAVTGKLIVATEKAELPRLHGLVQRGRENGIPVRELGPTQIAEYEPQVRGLAAIHVGTTGVCDFVAVARQLAESSGAEIRYGAQVVRIDRRPALGVAVRTEDGAIVRGRVLVNCAGLHCDEIARLAGDEPGMRIIPFRGEYYSLARPELVHGLVYPVPDPAFPFLGVHLTRGIDGDVHIGPNAVPALAREGYGWGVVRPREVGVAVAWPGSWRMARRHWRYGAGELRRSVSKAAFTGAVRRLLPAVTPDDLIPASAGVRAQAVLRDGTLVDDFLIEEGPRTVHVLNAPSPAATASLPIGREVARRALGVLAGT; encoded by the coding sequence GTGCGGGTCGCTTACGACTGCGATGTGCTGGTGATCGGCGGCGGGATCGTCGGCCTGGCGACGGCGTATGCGATCACGCGCGCCGCGCCGGGCACGCGGGTGACGGTGCTGGAGAAGGAGCCGGGCCCCGCCCGGCATCAGACGGGGCGCAACAGCGGGGTGATCCACAGCGGGATCTACTACCGGCCCGGCTCGCTGAAGGCGCGGTACGCCGTGCGGGGCGCCGCGGAGATGGTGAAGTTCTGCGCGGAGTACGACATCGCGCACGCCGTCACCGGAAAGCTGATCGTCGCCACGGAGAAGGCCGAGCTGCCCCGTCTGCACGGGCTCGTGCAGCGCGGCCGGGAGAACGGGATTCCGGTGCGGGAGCTGGGCCCCACCCAGATAGCGGAGTACGAGCCGCAGGTGCGCGGGCTCGCCGCGATCCACGTCGGCACGACGGGGGTGTGCGACTTCGTCGCCGTGGCCCGGCAGCTCGCCGAGTCCTCCGGGGCGGAGATCCGGTACGGGGCGCAGGTCGTCCGCATCGACCGCCGGCCCGCGCTCGGCGTCGCCGTCCGCACGGAGGACGGGGCGATCGTGCGGGGACGGGTGCTGGTCAACTGCGCCGGGCTGCACTGCGACGAGATCGCGCGCCTGGCCGGGGACGAGCCCGGCATGCGGATCATCCCCTTCCGCGGGGAGTACTACTCCCTGGCGCGTCCCGAGCTGGTCCACGGCCTGGTCTACCCGGTCCCCGACCCCGCCTTCCCCTTCCTCGGCGTGCACCTCACCCGGGGGATCGACGGAGACGTCCACATCGGGCCCAACGCGGTGCCCGCGCTCGCCCGGGAGGGGTACGGGTGGGGGGTCGTCCGGCCTCGCGAGGTGGGCGTGGCCGTGGCGTGGCCCGGTTCCTGGCGGATGGCGCGGCGGCACTGGCGGTACGGGGCGGGGGAGCTGCGGCGGTCGGTGTCCAAGGCGGCGTTCACCGGGGCGGTGCGGCGGCTGCTGCCTGCGGTGACGCCGGACGACCTGATCCCGGCCTCGGCAGGTGTGCGGGCCCAGGCCGTCCTGCGGGACGGCACTCTGGTGGACGACTTCCTCATCGAGGAGGGCCCGCGGACCGTGCACGTCCTGAACGCGCCGTCTCCCGCCGCCACGGCGTCGCTCCCGATCGGGCGCGAGGTCGCGCGCAGGGCGCTGGGGGTGCTGGCGGGCACGTGA
- a CDS encoding dihydrofolate reductase family protein yields the protein MPHPYVLLSAAVSLDGFLDDTGPDRLLLSGPADFDRVDEVRASSDAILIGAGTIRADNPRLLVNSAERRAARVAAGRPEYPLKVTVSGSGDLDPDAQFWHTGGEKVVYTTDKGAERATDALRGLDVDVVPTGAELDWRVVLEHLHDARGVRRLMVEGGGRVHTQLMTQGLADELQLAVAPLFVGEPDAPRLFGPGGYPPGRMRLVETRPVGDVVLVRYVPTAPGEGALASAADRHWLGVACELAALCPPSETAFSVGAVVVAADGTELARGHSREGDDPVVHAEEAALAKIDPTDPRLRSATVYSSLEPCARRASRPAPCARLILDAGVRRVVTAWREPDTFVTEADGNGLLVAAGADVVVLPEFEERAVAPNRHLLEAG from the coding sequence ATGCCCCACCCCTATGTCCTGTTGTCCGCCGCCGTCTCCCTCGACGGCTTCCTGGACGACACCGGCCCCGACCGCCTGCTGCTCTCGGGCCCGGCCGACTTCGACCGGGTCGACGAGGTACGGGCGTCCAGCGACGCGATCCTGATCGGCGCCGGCACCATCCGCGCGGACAACCCCCGGCTGCTGGTCAACTCCGCCGAGCGGCGGGCGGCGCGGGTCGCCGCCGGGCGCCCGGAGTACCCGCTGAAGGTCACCGTCAGCGGCTCCGGCGACCTCGACCCGGACGCCCAGTTCTGGCACACGGGCGGCGAGAAGGTCGTCTATACGACGGACAAGGGCGCCGAGCGCGCCACCGACGCCCTGCGCGGACTGGACGTCGACGTGGTCCCGACCGGCGCCGAGCTGGACTGGCGCGTCGTGCTCGAACACCTCCACGACGCCCGCGGGGTGCGGCGGCTCATGGTCGAGGGCGGGGGGCGCGTGCACACCCAGCTGATGACACAGGGGCTGGCGGACGAACTGCAGCTCGCCGTCGCGCCGCTCTTCGTGGGGGAGCCGGACGCGCCACGGCTGTTCGGACCCGGGGGATATCCGCCGGGCCGGATGCGGCTGGTGGAGACACGACCGGTCGGGGACGTCGTCCTCGTCCGCTACGTCCCCACCGCACCCGGGGAAGGCGCCCTCGCGTCCGCCGCGGACCGGCACTGGCTGGGCGTCGCCTGCGAGCTGGCGGCGCTGTGTCCGCCGTCGGAGACCGCGTTCAGCGTGGGCGCGGTGGTGGTGGCGGCCGACGGCACCGAGCTGGCGCGCGGGCACTCGCGGGAGGGCGACGACCCCGTCGTGCACGCCGAGGAGGCGGCGCTCGCGAAGATCGATCCCACGGATCCGCGTCTGCGCTCCGCCACCGTGTACAGCAGCCTGGAGCCGTGCGCGCGGCGGGCGTCCCGGCCCGCGCCCTGTGCGCGGCTGATCCTCGACGCGGGGGTACGGCGGGTGGTCACCGCGTGGCGCGAGCCCGACACGTTCGTGACGGAGGCCGACGGGAACGGTCTGCTCGTGGCCGCGGGGGCGGATGTCGTCGTACTGCCGGAGTTCGAGGAGCGGGCCGTGGCGCCCAATCGTCACCTTCTCGAGGCCGGGTAG
- a CDS encoding GTP cyclohydrolase II yields MRDFPTATVRTRVTVPLRFGDGYSVDAELVTFHGLADDKEHLAVVLGKPGATPLVRLHSECLTGDVFGSARCDCGPQLREAVEQIAERGGVLLYLRQEGRGIGLYNKLDAYALQDQGLDTYAANAALGLPEDGRDYTAAAQMLQALGIDDLDLLSNNPDKAEQLRDLGVTVSHRVPTGVFTTAHNVRYLRAKVLQTQHTLPLPELTAG; encoded by the coding sequence ATGCGCGATTTCCCCACCGCCACGGTGCGCACCCGCGTCACTGTGCCCCTGCGCTTCGGCGACGGCTACTCGGTCGACGCGGAGTTGGTCACCTTCCACGGCCTCGCCGACGACAAGGAACACCTCGCCGTCGTGCTCGGCAAGCCCGGCGCGACCCCGCTGGTGCGGCTCCACTCCGAATGCCTGACCGGGGACGTCTTCGGCTCGGCCCGCTGCGACTGCGGCCCGCAGCTGCGCGAGGCGGTGGAGCAGATCGCGGAGCGCGGCGGAGTGCTCCTGTACCTCCGTCAGGAGGGCCGCGGCATCGGCCTCTACAACAAGCTCGACGCGTACGCCCTCCAGGACCAGGGCCTCGACACGTACGCCGCCAACGCCGCCCTCGGCCTGCCCGAGGACGGCCGCGACTACACCGCGGCGGCTCAGATGCTCCAGGCTCTCGGCATCGACGACCTGGACCTGCTCTCCAACAACCCGGACAAGGCCGAGCAACTGCGCGACCTCGGCGTCACGGTCTCCCACCGCGTCCCGACGGGTGTCTTCACCACCGCCCACAACGTGCGCTACCTGCGCGCCAAGGTCCTCCAGACCCAGCACACGCTCCCCCTGCCGGAACTCACGGCGGGCTGA
- a CDS encoding MFS transporter has protein sequence MSREQRGPNEKLGAVLALAGISNAGLARRVNDLGAQRGLTLRYDKTSVARWVSKGMVPQGAAPHLIAAAIGQKLGRPVPLHEIGLADADPAPEVGLAFPRDVGQAVRSATELYRLDLAGRRAGSGGIWQSLAGSFAVSAYATPASRWLITPADSSVARDVNPSEGSGAPLKVGHSDVQKLREAAEDARRWDSKYGGGDWRSSMVPECLRVEAAPLLLGAYSDEVGRALFGASAELTRLAGWMAFDTGQQEAAQRYYIQALRLARAAADVPLGGYVLASMSLQATYRGFGDEGVDLAQAALERNRGLATARTMSFFRLVEARAHARAGDAQAAGGALKAAEGWLERARDGDHDPSWLGFYSYDRFAADAAECYRDLKAPRQVRRFTEQALSKPTEEFVRSHGLRLVVSAVAELESGNLDAACEQGVRAVEVAGRISSARTTEYVKDLLHRLEPYGDEPRVVELRERARPLLMAPA, from the coding sequence ATGTCCAGGGAGCAACGCGGGCCGAACGAAAAACTCGGCGCCGTTCTCGCCCTCGCGGGAATCAGCAATGCAGGACTCGCGCGGCGCGTCAACGATCTTGGCGCTCAACGCGGGTTGACTCTTCGCTACGACAAGACGTCGGTGGCGCGCTGGGTGTCGAAGGGAATGGTGCCGCAGGGTGCGGCGCCGCATCTCATCGCGGCCGCCATCGGTCAGAAGCTCGGCCGCCCGGTGCCGCTCCACGAGATCGGCCTGGCGGACGCGGATCCCGCGCCCGAAGTGGGCCTCGCCTTCCCCCGTGACGTCGGGCAGGCGGTGCGGTCCGCCACCGAGCTGTACCGCCTCGACCTCGCCGGCCGCCGGGCCGGCAGCGGCGGCATCTGGCAGTCCCTGGCGGGATCCTTCGCAGTGAGCGCTTACGCGACTCCCGCCTCACGGTGGCTGATAACCCCGGCCGACAGTTCGGTGGCGCGGGACGTGAACCCTTCCGAGGGCTCCGGGGCACCACTGAAAGTCGGCCACAGCGATGTGCAGAAGCTCCGCGAGGCAGCAGAGGACGCCAGGCGCTGGGACTCCAAGTACGGAGGTGGCGACTGGCGTTCGTCGATGGTGCCGGAATGTCTGCGGGTCGAGGCGGCACCGCTGTTGCTCGGCGCCTACTCCGACGAAGTGGGCAGAGCCCTGTTCGGGGCGAGTGCCGAGCTGACCCGCCTGGCGGGCTGGATGGCCTTCGACACGGGCCAGCAGGAGGCCGCCCAGCGCTACTACATCCAGGCCCTGCGCCTGGCCCGGGCCGCCGCCGACGTCCCTCTGGGCGGCTATGTACTGGCCTCCATGTCCCTCCAGGCGACCTACCGCGGCTTCGGCGACGAGGGCGTCGACCTCGCCCAGGCAGCCCTCGAGCGCAACCGGGGGCTCGCCACCGCCCGCACCATGAGCTTCTTCCGTCTCGTCGAGGCACGCGCCCATGCGCGCGCGGGTGACGCCCAAGCGGCCGGCGGGGCCCTGAAGGCCGCCGAGGGCTGGCTGGAGCGGGCCCGGGACGGCGACCACGACCCGAGCTGGCTCGGCTTCTACTCGTACGACCGTTTCGCGGCCGACGCGGCCGAGTGCTACCGCGACCTGAAGGCGCCGCGCCAGGTGCGCCGCTTCACCGAGCAGGCACTGTCGAAGCCGACGGAGGAGTTCGTACGCTCCCACGGTCTGCGACTGGTGGTGTCGGCGGTCGCCGAGCTCGAGTCGGGCAATCTCGACGCGGCATGCGAGCAGGGCGTACGGGCGGTGGAAGTCGCCGGGCGGATCTCTTCCGCGCGCACGACGGAGTACGTGAAGGACCTTCTGCACCGTCTGGAGCCCTACGGCGACGAACCGCGTGTGGTGGAGCTGAGGGAGCGGGCACGGCCGCTGCTGATGGCCCCGGCCTAG
- a CDS encoding MarR family winged helix-turn-helix transcriptional regulator, translating into MTTRWLSPAEQRAWRAYIAAASLLEDTIDRQLQAETGMPHLYYSILAMLSEAPDRRLRMTDLAETLKITRSRLTYGVTRLASDGLVRREGCHSDRRTQIAVLTDEGMAVLERAAPGHAEQVKTAVFDRLTPEQVGQLEEICGAITRGIQGENPGACGEDLPWRRRSS; encoded by the coding sequence ATGACGACCCGCTGGCTCTCCCCCGCCGAGCAGCGCGCCTGGCGCGCGTACATCGCCGCCGCCTCGCTCCTGGAGGACACGATCGACCGGCAGCTCCAGGCCGAGACCGGCATGCCCCACCTTTACTACTCCATCCTGGCCATGCTGTCCGAGGCGCCGGACCGGCGGCTGCGGATGACCGACCTCGCCGAGACCCTGAAGATCACCCGCAGTCGGCTGACGTACGGCGTGACCCGGCTGGCGAGCGACGGTCTGGTGCGCCGGGAGGGCTGCCACAGCGACAGGCGCACCCAGATCGCGGTCCTCACGGACGAAGGGATGGCCGTTCTGGAGCGGGCGGCGCCGGGCCACGCGGAGCAGGTCAAGACGGCGGTCTTCGACCGACTGACCCCCGAGCAGGTCGGGCAGCTGGAGGAGATCTGCGGGGCCATCACCCGCGGCATCCAGGGGGAGAACCCCGGGGCCTGCGGGGAAGATCTGCCGTGGCGACGGCGTTCTTCGTGA
- a CDS encoding aldo/keto reductase: MTSLRKLGSSDLEVFPLSLGGNVFGWTADEAQSFAVLDAYTAGGGNFVDTADGYSAWVPGHTGGESETIIGKWFAARGNRSDVVLATKVSTHPEYKGLSPANIKVAADASLRRLGTDYIDLYYTHFDDTSVPVEEIIGALDELVRAGKVREIAASNISAERLAESVEFSDREGLARYVALQPHYNLVSRDTYEGPLQEVASRTGLAAVPYFALASGFLTGKYRPGTTVDSARAEGAGKHLDTERGIRVLAALDEVAGAHDAEVATVALAWLAARPTVAAPIASARTVEQLPALLAVADLTLTDAEVARLTEASA, encoded by the coding sequence ATGACTTCTCTACGCAAGCTCGGCTCCTCCGACCTCGAGGTCTTCCCGCTCTCCCTCGGCGGCAACGTCTTCGGCTGGACCGCTGACGAGGCGCAGTCCTTCGCCGTGCTCGACGCGTACACGGCCGGGGGCGGCAACTTCGTCGACACCGCCGACGGCTACTCCGCGTGGGTCCCCGGCCACACGGGCGGTGAGTCGGAGACGATCATCGGCAAGTGGTTCGCCGCGCGGGGCAACCGCTCCGACGTCGTCCTCGCCACCAAGGTCAGTACCCATCCCGAGTACAAGGGCCTGTCCCCGGCGAACATCAAGGTCGCCGCCGACGCCTCGCTGCGCCGCCTCGGCACGGACTACATCGACCTCTACTACACCCACTTCGACGACACCTCGGTGCCGGTCGAGGAGATCATCGGCGCGCTCGACGAACTGGTCCGGGCCGGCAAGGTCCGGGAGATCGCCGCCTCCAACATCTCCGCCGAGCGGCTCGCGGAGTCCGTGGAGTTCTCCGACCGCGAGGGCCTCGCGCGCTACGTCGCCCTCCAGCCCCACTACAACCTCGTCTCGCGCGACACCTACGAGGGCCCGCTCCAGGAGGTCGCCTCCCGGACCGGCCTGGCCGCCGTCCCGTACTTCGCGCTCGCGTCCGGATTCCTCACCGGCAAGTACCGCCCGGGTACGACGGTCGACTCCGCGCGCGCCGAGGGGGCGGGCAAGCACCTCGACACCGAGCGCGGCATCCGCGTCCTGGCCGCCCTCGACGAAGTCGCCGGGGCCCATGACGCCGAGGTCGCCACGGTCGCCCTCGCCTGGCTCGCCGCCCGGCCGACGGTCGCGGCGCCCATCGCCTCCGCGCGGACGGTCGAGCAACTGCCGGCCCTGCTGGCGGTCGCCGACCTGACCCTGACGGACGCGGAGGTGGCCAGGCTGACGGAAGCGTCCGCCTGA